The Acidobacteriaceae bacterium genome contains the following window.
CTGGCTGAATGAGGCGACGCCGGGTATGCGCTATGCGCGAATTGGGCTGTGCACGTTTGCTGAGGCAAACCCGACGCGCAAGGCGATGCGGCGGCGCGTGATGGCGCAAATGCTCGCGGTGGGGCCGCTCGGGCTGGGCGTGCTGTGGGCGTGGATGGATGGTGACCGGCTCGCGTGGCATGATCGGATTTCGCGGACGTATCAGCGGATGTATTAGGGGGCTGAACCTACCTACGCTGGAGGGTCGTCACTTGAGGGCGAAGGCTAGCCATGTACTTTGTTCCGTACAGATCACGTTGTTGATAGTTCTTGCGATCGGAAGCTCTTATGCACCGGCACAATCGGTTCCGGCCTCTCCTTCAGCTTCGAAGCTTGGTTTTGAGGTTGCTACAGTCAAGCCATCTCAAGCTGGATCCGGCCATGAAGATTGGGACAGTGGGGGTGATCAGGTCACGATCAGAGGGTATTCTCTACGAAAACTGATCAGAGCAGCGTTCAACCTGAAGAGTGATGCGCAGGTCGTAGGAGGGCCCGATTGGATCGGCAATCGGTACTTCGATGTCTCCGCGAAGATTGGCGATGAAGAGATGGCGGCCTTCAAGGGACAGGGTGACGGCGAGCAGCAGGCGGCAATTCAAACGATGTTGCAGGCACTGCTGATTGAACGATTTCATCTTCAGACGGCACCTGCCGAGAAAAAGCTACCAATGTTCGGCCTCGTGGTCAGTGGGGCGAAGGCAAAGCTGCGGCCCGATTCCACCAAGCCGAGAAGCCTGTCGATTCGTAACGGACACCTGGTCGGCGTCGCGGCTTCGACGGCGGAGCTGGCCGAAAGTCTGACTCGAATGCGGGAGATTGGCGACCGGGTGGTCGTCGATCAAACCGGTTTGAGCGGAACTTACGACTTTGACCTCGACTGGACTCCGGACCGGGGTGCCGGGATTTCACCGGAAGCTGTCAACCCGGGCCTATTTACAGCTCTTCAGGAGCAACTCGGTTTAAAGCTCAAAGGCGAAGAAGGTCCCGTTCCGGTCGTGAAAGTGTTAGTGGCACAAATTCCAAAGTTCGATTGAACCAGTGCCAGATGGGGGCAGCCGACTGGCTGCTAGGATGGTCGCAACTTTATGCGACGTTCCAAGCAGGTGGTGGCGCCGATTCTTGCGTCGGCAGCGGCAGTTTTGTTAAGCGGGTGCCGCTTCACGGATATGCAGCGGTGTGTGGATGAGA
Protein-coding sequences here:
- a CDS encoding TIGR03435 family protein, which codes for MRAKASHVLCSVQITLLIVLAIGSSYAPAQSVPASPSASKLGFEVATVKPSQAGSGHEDWDSGGDQVTIRGYSLRKLIRAAFNLKSDAQVVGGPDWIGNRYFDVSAKIGDEEMAAFKGQGDGEQQAAIQTMLQALLIERFHLQTAPAEKKLPMFGLVVSGAKAKLRPDSTKPRSLSIRNGHLVGVAASTAELAESLTRMREIGDRVVVDQTGLSGTYDFDLDWTPDRGAGISPEAVNPGLFTALQEQLGLKLKGEEGPVPVVKVLVAQIPKFD